In Mycolicibacterium nivoides, the DNA window TCGACGCGGCGTTCAGCGCGCGGCTGATCGACGACGTCCTGTTGGTCCTGCTCGGAGGTGCCCGCGGATGACTGTCGTGATCGCGGGCGCCGGGCCCACCGGACTGACCCTGGCCATCGAGCTGGCCCGGCGCGGCGTGCCCTGCCGGGTGCTGGACAAAGCCGCGGCGTTGTTCCCCGGCTCCCGCGGCAAAGGGCTGCAGCCGCGCACCCTGGAGGTCTTCGACGACCTCGGCGTGATCGGCGCCGTGCTGGCCGCCGGGGAATCCTTTCCGCCCATGCGGCTCTACCGCGGCGAGGACGTGGTCTGGGAGAAGCCGATCTACGACCTGCTGGGGCTGCCCGAGCTGGAACCCACCCCGGCGGTGCCGTACCCGTACACGTGGCTGATCCCGCAGTGGCGCACCGACCAGATCCTGGCGGCGCGATTTGCCGAACTCGGCGGCACCATCGAGTTCGACACCGAGGTAACGGGTTTCACGCAGGGCGACGACGGTGTCACGGTGCATACCCGGCGAGGATCGATCCACGCCGACTACCTGGTCGGCGCCGACGGTGGCCGCAGCGCCGTCCGCAAGGCGTCCGGGGTCGACTTCCTCGGCGGTGCGCTCACCGAGGAACAGATCATCGTCGGCGACGTGCGGGCCCGCGGCCTCGACGGCCGGTGCTGTCACCTCCTGACCCGGGACGGCGACCAGTCCACACGGTTCTCGCTGTGGAACCTGCCGGATAGTGAGCACTACCAACTGGTGGTGACGATGGCGCCCGGCGTCGAAGTTCCCGCGCTGACCCTCGAGGGCATGCAGGAAGTGCTGCAGCACCGGTCGGGCCGCCGGGACGTGACACTCTCGGATCTGCGGTGGATCTCGCTGTACCGGGTGAATCTGCTGATGGCGCAAAACTTCCGGATGGGCCGGGTGTTCCTGGCCGGAGACGCCGCCCACGTCCATTCGCCCGCCGGAGGGCAAGGCGTCAACACCGGGGTGCAGGATGCCTACAACCTCGGCTGGAAACTGGCCGCTGTGTCGGCCGGAGCGCCTGACGCCCTGTTGGACAGCTATGAGGCGGAGCGTCTGCCCGTCGCCGCCGAGGTGCTGCACCTCAGCGGCCTGTTGCACCGCCAGGGGTTCGGTGCGACGGGGCCTGCGCCCGCGGCCATCCACCAGTTGGACATCAACTACCGGGGAAGCCCGCTCGCCGTCGACACCGATCCGACCGGTGCGCTACGGGCCGGCGACCGGGCACCCGACGGACTGCTGCCAGACGGCCGCAGACTGTTCGACGTGTTCCGCGGCCCCCACTGGACTGTGCTGCAATTCGGTGCCGAGCCAGTCGATTTCGGGATCCCGCAGGTGCGACTCGCCCCCGGCGACGGCTACGACGTATCTGTCGGCTCCTACGTCCTGGTCCGGCCCGACGGTTATGTCGGCGCGATCAGCACCCGGCCCGAAGTCATCCGCGACCAACTGCGGCAAGCGGGGGAGGAGGCCCCAGCCGCTACGTCAAGTGCCGGAGCAACTCGTCGCGGGACCACGGTGTCAGGCGAAACCGGCCGTCCCGGATGACCGCGACGGCCACGTCGTTCACATCGAGCCCGGAATGATCGGTGGAGGAGAAGCGGTACTCGCCTTCAGGCGTGAGACATGTCAGTGAATCCATCGCTTGCCGGACCGCTTGAGGAGCGTCGTCGCCGGCCGCGTCGACGGCTGCCGCAATCAGCTTCGCGGCGGTGTATCCATCCACCGCGAATTGAGACGGCGGTACACCGTGCCGACGCTCGAAGGGTTCGGTCAGCGCGGCGATGGCGCTCCGGGTCGCTGAAGGTGGCAGGTCTGCTTCCACGGCTACCAGGGACGTCGCGACGATGATGCCGTCGGCGCCCGGGCCGACCTCGTCCACGAACGTGGGACTCGCGGCGCCGAGTCCCACGACCATCGGAATGTTCAGACCGGCTGACCTGAATGCCAATGCCAACCCGGTCGCCGGTGGCCCGGTGACCCACGCCATCAAGGCTTGCGCGCCGCTCGCGGCGGCCTCAGCCACTGCGGGTCCGAAATCCTCGGTGTCGACCTTGACCGAAACGACCGTGACCGCCTCGATTCCGAACTGGCTCAGCATGGTTTCCTGCGTCGTCCACGCCTCACGGTTGAACACGCTGTCGGAATCGAGGGCCACCGCAATTCTGGTCAAGCCGCGATGGCGGAAGTATCTGAGCAGCTGCGCGGCGACCACACGCCCCGTCGGCGGCGTCATGAACACGTACGGACGGACGGGATCGACCTGGGTGTGCGCGGCTCCCGTCGACACGTACACAACTCGGCGTTCATCGGTATGCGACAGGACCGCCAGACTTGCGTTGGAGAATGATGTTCCGACGACGGCAACGACGCCCCGGTCGGCCATCCGGTGGTAGGCGGCCACCGCACCCTGGGGGAGACTCTCGTCGTCCTCGACCGCCAGCTCCACCGGGCGTCCGAGCACACCACCCGCGTCGTTGAGCTGCTGTACGGCGAGCTCTGCGCCGTCCCGGTTCTCCAGGCCCATGTAATTAGAGCCGGTCAGCGATGTCACCTGGCCGATCACGATCGGGCTTGGCGACGGCACGAGGGAAGGTTAGCGCGACCACCGCGACGTCGACGGGCTACCCGCCGGCGGCGCCCAGCAGGATGCGGACCAGATCACTGTGGTTGTCGCGCATGAGGTTGTGTGCCCCGTCGAGCACGTGTGTGCGCCAGGCGGGGTCGGTGCGAACCCGCTCGAAGGTCGCGGTGAAGGGCGATTCACCCTCCCACTTGGTGGCGTAGACATAGTCGAGCCGGAAGCGGGACAGGTCGTCGCGCAGCCGGATCGGCTGCATCAACGACGCGAGTGGATGCGCCGTGGCGCGGTCGTCGAAGAACGGCAGTGGCGGTACGCCGTAGCCCGTGGCATCGACGCCGGCGTACCACGTGTGTTGTCCGTCGTCGGTCAGAGTCCACACCGAGTCGCCGTCTCGCGGCACGAACGCGTCCAGGTACACCAGCGAATCGACCTGCAGTGGAATGCGATCCGCGACGGCGGTGATCACCATGCCGCCGTAGCTGTGCCCGGCCAGTACCGCATCGGTCACGTGCTGGGCCTGCATTTCCGCGATCACGTCGGCGATATGGGTTTCCAGGTTGACCCCGGCGTGGGCCAGGTGCGCGCGCTCGGCCACCCCGGTGAGGGTTGGTGTCAACACCCGGTGGCCCTCGGCGCGCAGTGCGGCGGCGAGATCGTCGAAGCACCAGCCGCCGTGGCACGCACCCGGTATCAGAACGTATGTGGTCATCGGGAACTCCTGTCTGCGAGTGTGTTTCGTCGATAGTCCGCGGTGACCCGGGCCAGC includes these proteins:
- a CDS encoding FAD-dependent monooxygenase, with protein sequence MTVVIAGAGPTGLTLAIELARRGVPCRVLDKAAALFPGSRGKGLQPRTLEVFDDLGVIGAVLAAGESFPPMRLYRGEDVVWEKPIYDLLGLPELEPTPAVPYPYTWLIPQWRTDQILAARFAELGGTIEFDTEVTGFTQGDDGVTVHTRRGSIHADYLVGADGGRSAVRKASGVDFLGGALTEEQIIVGDVRARGLDGRCCHLLTRDGDQSTRFSLWNLPDSEHYQLVVTMAPGVEVPALTLEGMQEVLQHRSGRRDVTLSDLRWISLYRVNLLMAQNFRMGRVFLAGDAAHVHSPAGGQGVNTGVQDAYNLGWKLAAVSAGAPDALLDSYEAERLPVAAEVLHLSGLLHRQGFGATGPAPAAIHQLDINYRGSPLAVDTDPTGALRAGDRAPDGLLPDGRRLFDVFRGPHWTVLQFGAEPVDFGIPQVRLAPGDGYDVSVGSYVLVRPDGYVGAISTRPEVIRDQLRQAGEEAPAATSSAGATRRGTTVSGETGRPG
- a CDS encoding ABC transporter substrate-binding protein; translation: MPSPSPIVIGQVTSLTGSNYMGLENRDGAELAVQQLNDAGGVLGRPVELAVEDDESLPQGAVAAYHRMADRGVVAVVGTSFSNASLAVLSHTDERRVVYVSTGAAHTQVDPVRPYVFMTPPTGRVVAAQLLRYFRHRGLTRIAVALDSDSVFNREAWTTQETMLSQFGIEAVTVVSVKVDTEDFGPAVAEAAASGAQALMAWVTGPPATGLALAFRSAGLNIPMVVGLGAASPTFVDEVGPGADGIIVATSLVAVEADLPPSATRSAIAALTEPFERRHGVPPSQFAVDGYTAAKLIAAAVDAAGDDAPQAVRQAMDSLTCLTPEGEYRFSSTDHSGLDVNDVAVAVIRDGRFRLTPWSRDELLRHLT
- a CDS encoding alpha/beta fold hydrolase, which encodes MTTYVLIPGACHGGWCFDDLAAALRAEGHRVLTPTLTGVAERAHLAHAGVNLETHIADVIAEMQAQHVTDAVLAGHSYGGMVITAVADRIPLQVDSLVYLDAFVPRDGDSVWTLTDDGQHTWYAGVDATGYGVPPLPFFDDRATAHPLASLMQPIRLRDDLSRFRLDYVYATKWEGESPFTATFERVRTDPAWRTHVLDGAHNLMRDNHSDLVRILLGAAGG